CTTCATCGCCTCTTCTTGCCCTAGTTTTGTTAATTCAAGATTATAGATACGCTTATCTTTTTTGTCTTGAATCTTTTGAATATAGCCTAACTTTATCAGCTTTCTTGCCACCGGTGTAAACGACCCTTTTTCAAGATTTAAGCGCCTGCTCACTTCAGACATCGTCAGGTTTTTGTGGGAACTTAAGATAACTAACGTTAAGATATGAGTGTGAAAAAGATGCTGTGGATGTTCATAGTGACATGTAAATGAACGAAAAAAAACATGTTCAACTAAATGTTTTAGATTAAAAATACCTTCTACAGATTTATAGAGTTCGTGATGCTTGTTCATGATAATCCCTCCGCATATACTGTTTCGTTAGATTTCTAACTTTTGCACAATCGTAGCACCGATGAAGATAAAAGTCAATTATTCAATAAGTGTAAATCCATTAACGATATTGCTCATATTTGTTGCCGTTACAAAAATAGCATTGGACAACTCATGAATTTGATTTGTTTCCTTAAATATGTGACGAATATTTTCCAATACTTGTTCACTGTGCATCTGTGATTTTGACGCCCCCTCTTGAAGGTGGTAGGATGTTGCATCCATTTCTTGATCAATACTATTAAAATCAACTGTCTGTGATTCGATAAGTTCTGCAATCTGGGATGTGTTTTCAGAGACTTCTGTAATCTGTTTTGAAATATTTTTAAACGTCTCTATTGTCTCTTGAAGCGTCGTGCTCTCATTCACTACTTTTTTTCCAATTTTTTGAATATTACTATTTGTATTGACTGTCTCCTTTTGAACATCTCCAATCAATTCACTGATATATACGGTTGCCTGAGCACATTCAATCGCTAATTGCGATATGTTTTTTGCAACCACTCCAAATCCTTTTCCCGCTTCTCCTGCACGGGCTGATTCAATGGTTGCGTTGAGTGCCAACAGTTGTGTCTGCTTTGCAATCTTATCAATCGTACTTACTACGGCACTTATTTTCTGTGAATATTGGTTCAGCATTTGCATACTGGATGTTGTATTTTCCATTTCTTGCTCCAATTGATGCATTGTCATCAACGCCTCGTTGGACGTATGTATGCTTTTTAATGCATCTGCATTCGTATCTTTCATACGTTCTTCTATCGTCCCAATCGTTTGTGCAATAGTTGTCGCCTCTTGCCTTAACTTTGTAAATTTGTCCTTTGTCGCTTCAAACACCTGGTTTTGTTGTTGAAGGCTTTCAATTATTTGTTGCACGCCGTTGGCAACTTCAGGGGTTTGCCTCTCAATGGATCCACTTAAATCTTTTAATGCTTCCGACGTCTTTTTGGATGTGTCTGCAACGGTTCCTGCACGTTTTATCGTTTGCATCTGGCTACTTAAAAACTTATTAAACCATTTGGATACTTCACCGATTTCATCATGGTGAGCAAAGGGCAGGCGAAGCGATAGATCACCTGTTCCATCTGCAACCTTTTGCAAGATATCAATAATGTTTTTTATGGGTTTTACTAAAACAAAACGTGTAACTAACGCCATCGCAATAACATTAATGCACCAAGGAAGCATCAATAAACCCACATTAACATCCGTGTCTACTTTACTCCATCCAATCCATTGGAATAAGAAAAGTCCAATATTAATTGCACCAATAAGCATTGGCAGTTTTAGGTTCAAGCTTGTGAACTTATAGATTTCATCGATATCCCCTTCGCACATCATTCCCCATACTTCGTCACTATATGGTGGACGTATAACTAAGCCCTTGCCCCCTACCAAAATATGCCGATACTCCGGATAGCCCGGCCAAGCCTCTATGTTACTCCCTTGCTCTATGGTTTTTTGAACCCCTTCATGCAATTGTCCTGTTGCAGGGTCATTAAAAACGATTTCAAACTCTGTATGCTTTTTTATTTGTACTTTTCCCCATTTTTTTGTGCGTATACCTTCTTTTAGATTGTCCCCTAATGTAAATGTGCTATCTTCAAAGCGGCTCCGTGAAATCGCCGTTCCTGCCTGAATGTTTCGTGAGGATTCCACCATAAAAAGATAGTTATCCCCTGATTCTTTAAACACATGGGTATCTTCCGCTTGAATAACATCACTCATGACATCATTTGGTATACGACCACATAGGACTCCTTTGCTCTTTGTTCTACTGTCATAGATCGGCATTGCAAACATCAACGTCACTTCATCAAAAAACTTTGAGCAGCAGTTACCAACGGCAACTGTATGTGGATCACTATAGGGACCATACATGTAATAATTGCCTTCAATCGCTTTTTGAAAATATACTGTTGCTTTTAGATTCTCACTCCATCGAACCGTACTAGAGGATTGGCACACCTCTCCCATTGTATTAATAATAAAAAATTCCGAAAATTCTCTAAACTGCTGTTGCTTCTCTTCAAGCACTAGCTTTAATCCATGATAATCCTGATCTTTTTCATGTTCTTTTTCATGTTCAAAATAGTTATGCACACTATCTTTTACCAACTCTAGTTGCATCCATTTGTCTTCAAACCAATGGTTTAATTCCCGTACCCGTCCATTGGCAATTCCTTCAAAGACGCGCTCGGTTTTTTCTTTTAGCTTTGGATTCATGCGGTATTTTACCCAGTTTTTCATTCTGCTCATCCTTCCTATTTGTATTAAAAAAAGGCAAAGGAAGTCGTTAATCGACTCCTTTGCCTTTCAAATAGTATACCTGAGTTAAAAAATCATGTCAAGATTTCGTTTTGTACATAATTAGCACTACATGTTGTACTTCTACTTTTCGATTTGAATCAATTCAGTGTTTAATCGATACAGTATATTCTCATTAAACATCTCTCCATCCATCTGCGCTAAAAGTTCAATACTCATTCCCGCCAACATGCCAAACATTGGTTGTGTCTCTACCTGCCCCAAAAATTGATGGATAATTTTTTTAGTTGCATCATTTTCGATTAGCTCCCCAATTGCATCTTTAATCGAAAACATACCTTCTAGGAAAATCAATTCTCCAGTCTCCATCGCTTCCATATCTTCCGGTAGTGTAAACCAGTTCGATACAAGAGACCCTTGTTCTTCAGGTCCTGTATAACTTGGATTTTCTTGTTGAACACCAATAAATGTTGCTTGATCGGTATAGGTTTTTTCATCACCTGTGACGGTTGCACAAACTACTACTTTATTGATTCCTTGTTGAACAGGCACCTGGCTAAATATTGCTTTCTTATCTTCACCAACGACACATGTTTCTACCCATTCTCCACAAGTCAGCTCCACTTTATCACAGTTTGTATAGACTTTGATATCCATTGTTTCTTGATGTCTTTCCACATAGCGCTTTGACGTTATATGAACAAATTTTTCTGCTGACCATTGCGCCTTGTACATATAAAAGGCATCTTTTTTTATACGGCGATCATATGTGATAAGACCTTTGTTATTACGCCCTTTGACGCCTCCCTCATCACGGATATTGGCACCAAAGTCAAACATGTTCCATACATATGTTGCCCATAAGAACGGACGCTCTTTGAAAATTTTCCAAACCGTTTCATGAAATAAGCTATGATATTCTTCAGAATAATCTTTTATCTGTGGTTCATCACTATGATATTCAATAATGCCTTCTGCGCCATACTCAGAAACACATAATTTGACACTTGGAGCATTAATTCTAAACGCATCTAACCACGTTGCAAAATCTTCGGTCTTTCCCTGATACCATCCATAGTATTTATTATATCCGACAACATCCGTCATCGTATTGTATTCGTCTGTATCTTTGACCATCATCACATTCGCCATTGTAGTTAGACGTGTTGGATCTTCTTGTTTTGTCAGTGCATTGAGCTCACGTACCACTTGACGAATTTCCGGACGGTCTCCACCAATTTGGATCTCATTTTGAACACCCCAAAAGCATATGGATGCGTGGTGTAAATTCTGACGCACTAATTCTCGCATTTGTTGTTTGGCATTTTCACCTGTTAATTCGTTCTTGGACATGACTGAGATAAAAGGAATCTCCGCCCAAACAATCATTCCCCTTTGATCACATAAATCGTAAAAATATTGATCATGCTGATAATGTGCAAGACGAATCGTATTCGCACCGATTTCTTCAATCAAATCCATGTCTTGTTGGTGATCTTCGCGTGCAATCGCCCATCCTTTACCCATACGATCTTGATGGCGTGATACACCATATAGGCGATAAGCCTCTCCATTAAGATAAAACCCCTTGTCAACATCCACATGAAAATAGCGAAGACCAAGTGATTGGGTCACCGTATCTTTTACTTCATTATAGCTTTGCAATGAAGCTTGAACCGTATATAGATAAGGATCTTTTATTCCGTGCCATAAGTGTGGATGCTCGACTTCAATACATGTCACAACCTCCGTCATACCTTTAGCTTCCAATGCTACTTCGTTAGCACTATATGCAACTATTTGTCCTTGTGCATCTAAGATTTCAATCCAAAGACGTACTTTTTTATCTTCTTCCCATGCATTAACAATCTTTGCATTGATATCAATAACTGCTTTGTCCTTTGACACTTCTTTTTGAAAAAGGGCAAGTCCCGATGTGGCGTGGTCTAACAATTCAAAGTGTAGTCGATCTGTTACAATCAATTGTACATTTCGATATATTCCACCAAAAAAGCTAAAATCAGCCATCTGCGGATATACATCATCATAGATTTGATTATCCACCAATACAGTTAACTCATTATCGGTTCCTGCATGTAAATATGGTGTTATACAAAACCGAAACGTTGAGTATCCCCCTTTATGTTCTCCTACCAATGTATCATTCATATAGACTTTTGCAATGCTGTTAGCCCCTTGAAACTCAACAAAAACTTCTTTCTCCAACTCTTGTTTTGTTATTGTCAGTGTTTTGGAATATCTACATTCTCCGCGGTAATAGTCAAACCCATTAGCTCCATCTATGGCATTCCATGTATGTGGCAAATCTACCTGTTCACTTTGTGCCAACTCTTCTTTTGGATATTGGGTAAATAGCCAATTATCATTAATTTCTTTAATTATTCGCATGTTTTTCACCTTTCTTATGCTTGCTGCATTTCTATTTCTTTTTTTCGTTCATGAATCGCTTGTTGAACTTCATTCATTTTTTCTCCATCAAGTTCATAAAATTTCATTGCAATTAGGGATATAATCCATGCAATTGATGGTATTCCAACAAAGAAGAATAAGCCCATTGCAAAAAGTTCCGGTGTTTGTGGCGTATCTATCGTCGGAAATGTTTCTTTGAATCCGATTGTTGCCAATAAAAATCCGATGACTGCTGTTGAAATGGATGACACCATCTTATCCACAAAGGAAAATATAGTTCCCATCATCCCCGGTATATATTTATCACTTTGATATACTTCATAATCGGCACAATCTGCAATCATTGGAATCACAATATTACCTCCAACATTCATCACTCCACTAAGCAGTGCCCATATAATGAGAAAGGCTATAGCTGACCCACTTATGGGTGTTAAAGATATCGTTGTTAAATCCACTATATTCATAAAAGCAAACAAGATTGCAATAAAGAGTAGACTCAATTTTGTTGCAATAACATAGGCTTTTTTTATACCCAGCTTTTTTGCATACCCAATTCCCCAAAAAGTAATGAGGATTGTTGGAATCGCTGTAATCATTTGTAGCTTTCCAGACAATTCATAGTTGCCCATAAGGATTCCATAAATAATCACAAGAACCACCGAGTTACGCATGGTTAGACTTGCTAATTTGTCTGTTGAAGCCGCAACAATCAACATCTGAAGTGGGCGATTTTTTTTAATGACAGGAACATAATCACGAAATCGAAGGCGAATGGCTTCGCCACTTCCCCAATTTTTTTCCACATCTTTTGTCCAGATAGAGATCACCGCTAAAACTGTAAAAATCGCAGACGCTATGGCAGCAATAAAAAATGCTTCTGTAAAAAATCCCATTGTAAACCCTGCATGTTTCGGAACAAGTACAGAGGCTACCAACGTCTGGCCTCCGACAAATAAAATCGTATTATAGATGGCATCAAAAAGAGTGAACATCGGGCGTTGCTTTGGATCATTCGTTAGAACCGTTTGCGCCGCTTTTGTAGAGGCCGTCTGAAAAGTATACCCAATAATATATAGCATATACATCCCAATAAAATATATTAGGCGAATACTTTCTGGCATGCGATGTGTTGTAAATAGAATAATTGCTGTGGTTCCCGCAAGAATTATATTTCCGCCAATCATAAAGGGGCGAAACTTACCAAACTTTGAGCGGGTCTTATCAATAAAAAATCCAATAAGCGGGTCTGTAATTCCATCCCATATTCTTGAAAATGTTAGTATAGAGCTGACGGCAACGACGAGTAAGCCTGCAATTCCTG
This sequence is a window from Vallitaleaceae bacterium 9-2. Protein-coding genes within it:
- a CDS encoding MarR family transcriptional regulator; the encoded protein is MNKHHELYKSVEGIFNLKHLVEHVFFRSFTCHYEHPQHLFHTHILTLVILSSHKNLTMSEVSRRLNLEKGSFTPVARKLIKLGYIQKIQDKKDKRIYNLELTKLGQEEAMKFKEHHLSYINQLVGQFSDAQRQEYFEAIDKVYHMTKRLKI
- a CDS encoding methyl-accepting chemotaxis protein — protein: MKNWVKYRMNPKLKEKTERVFEGIANGRVRELNHWFEDKWMQLELVKDSVHNYFEHEKEHEKDQDYHGLKLVLEEKQQQFREFSEFFIINTMGEVCQSSSTVRWSENLKATVYFQKAIEGNYYMYGPYSDPHTVAVGNCCSKFFDEVTLMFAMPIYDSRTKSKGVLCGRIPNDVMSDVIQAEDTHVFKESGDNYLFMVESSRNIQAGTAISRSRFEDSTFTLGDNLKEGIRTKKWGKVQIKKHTEFEIVFNDPATGQLHEGVQKTIEQGSNIEAWPGYPEYRHILVGGKGLVIRPPYSDEVWGMMCEGDIDEIYKFTSLNLKLPMLIGAINIGLFLFQWIGWSKVDTDVNVGLLMLPWCINVIAMALVTRFVLVKPIKNIIDILQKVADGTGDLSLRLPFAHHDEIGEVSKWFNKFLSSQMQTIKRAGTVADTSKKTSEALKDLSGSIERQTPEVANGVQQIIESLQQQNQVFEATKDKFTKLRQEATTIAQTIGTIEERMKDTNADALKSIHTSNEALMTMHQLEQEMENTTSSMQMLNQYSQKISAVVSTIDKIAKQTQLLALNATIESARAGEAGKGFGVVAKNISQLAIECAQATVYISELIGDVQKETVNTNSNIQKIGKKVVNESTTLQETIETFKNISKQITEVSENTSQIAELIESQTVDFNSIDQEMDATSYHLQEGASKSQMHSEQVLENIRHIFKETNQIHELSNAIFVTATNMSNIVNGFTLIE
- a CDS encoding glycoside hydrolase family 2 TIM barrel-domain containing protein → MRIIKEINDNWLFTQYPKEELAQSEQVDLPHTWNAIDGANGFDYYRGECRYSKTLTITKQELEKEVFVEFQGANSIAKVYMNDTLVGEHKGGYSTFRFCITPYLHAGTDNELTVLVDNQIYDDVYPQMADFSFFGGIYRNVQLIVTDRLHFELLDHATSGLALFQKEVSKDKAVIDINAKIVNAWEEDKKVRLWIEILDAQGQIVAYSANEVALEAKGMTEVVTCIEVEHPHLWHGIKDPYLYTVQASLQSYNEVKDTVTQSLGLRYFHVDVDKGFYLNGEAYRLYGVSRHQDRMGKGWAIAREDHQQDMDLIEEIGANTIRLAHYQHDQYFYDLCDQRGMIVWAEIPFISVMSKNELTGENAKQQMRELVRQNLHHASICFWGVQNEIQIGGDRPEIRQVVRELNALTKQEDPTRLTTMANVMMVKDTDEYNTMTDVVGYNKYYGWYQGKTEDFATWLDAFRINAPSVKLCVSEYGAEGIIEYHSDEPQIKDYSEEYHSLFHETVWKIFKERPFLWATYVWNMFDFGANIRDEGGVKGRNNKGLITYDRRIKKDAFYMYKAQWSAEKFVHITSKRYVERHQETMDIKVYTNCDKVELTCGEWVETCVVGEDKKAIFSQVPVQQGINKVVVCATVTGDEKTYTDQATFIGVQQENPSYTGPEEQGSLVSNWFTLPEDMEAMETGELIFLEGMFSIKDAIGELIENDATKKIIHQFLGQVETQPMFGMLAGMSIELLAQMDGEMFNENILYRLNTELIQIEK
- a CDS encoding MFS transporter codes for the protein MEQKGSDIVYNSAKTWQIGFFALNNTATNLYMFLFFFIAYYATGIAGLLVVAVSSILTFSRIWDGITDPLIGFFIDKTRSKFGKFRPFMIGGNIILAGTTAIILFTTHRMPESIRLIYFIGMYMLYIIGYTFQTASTKAAQTVLTNDPKQRPMFTLFDAIYNTILFVGGQTLVASVLVPKHAGFTMGFFTEAFFIAAIASAIFTVLAVISIWTKDVEKNWGSGEAIRLRFRDYVPVIKKNRPLQMLIVAASTDKLASLTMRNSVVLVIIYGILMGNYELSGKLQMITAIPTILITFWGIGYAKKLGIKKAYVIATKLSLLFIAILFAFMNIVDLTTISLTPISGSAIAFLIIWALLSGVMNVGGNIVIPMIADCADYEVYQSDKYIPGMMGTIFSFVDKMVSSISTAVIGFLLATIGFKETFPTIDTPQTPELFAMGLFFFVGIPSIAWIISLIAMKFYELDGEKMNEVQQAIHERKKEIEMQQA